The following coding sequences are from one Oryzias melastigma strain HK-1 linkage group LG20, ASM292280v2, whole genome shotgun sequence window:
- the spag6 gene encoding sperm-associated antigen 6 has protein sequence MSQRQIIQVFEQYQKSRMSFVQTISDLATRSQNIEILHNAGVMALLRPLLLDVVPGVQQTAALALGRLADSSDSLAEAVVKENILPDVVQSVTSHNRFHKKAAAFVLRAVAKHSPELSQAVVDCGGVDALVQCLMEFDPGVKEAAAWALGCVARHNATLSQTVVNAGAVPVLVLCLLEPEMALKRIAASTLSDICKHTPELAHAVVDAGAIPHLAQLILSRDTKLKRQVFSALSQIAKHSASLSEMVAEVGVFPAAMTCLKDPDEYVRKNVTTLMREMVKQTAELSQLVVNCGGLGAVIDYLGDCSGSLRLPGIMMLGYVASHSESLAMAVILSKGVSQLAVCLSEEPEDHIKAATVWSIGQIGQHTPDHAKAVAMANLLPKLLKLYMDASSSEDLQAKSKKALKSILQKCTHLPALEPLLYDAPSKILKHVMCQFSKVLPHDSKARRLFVTSGGLKKVQEIQAEPGSVLQEHINAINSCFPEEIVRYYSPGYSEVLLERLENYQPA, from the exons ATGAGCCAACGACAGATCATTCAAG TCTTTGAGCAGTACCAGAAATCCAGAATGAGTTTTGTCCAAACCATCTCGGATTTGGCAACCAGGTCGCAAAACATAGAAATCCTTCACAACGCAG GTGTAATGGCTCTACTGCGTCCTCTGCTCCTGGATGTGGTACCAGGCGTCCAGCAAACGGCAGCTTTGGCTCTGGGCCGCCTGGCGGACAGCAGCGACAGCCTGGCAGAGGCTGTGGTGAAGGAGAACATCCTGCCTGACGTGGTCCAGTCTGTGACCTCCCACAAC AGGTTCCATAAGAAGGCTGCGGCGTTTGTGCTCCGTGCCGTTGCCAAACACTCCCCTGAGCTGTCCCAGGCCGTGGTGGACTGTGGGGGGGTGGATGCTTTGGTCCAATGCTTGATGGAGTTTGACCCCGGGGTGAAGGAGGCCGCCGCCTGGGCTCTGGGCTGCGTCGCACGGCACAATGCAA CTTTGTCACAGACGGTGGTGAATGCTGGAGCCGTCCCCGTCCTGGTGTTGTGTCTGCTGGAGCCAGAGATGGCCCTCAAACGCATAGCAGCCTCCACACTGAGTGACATCTGCAAACACACGCCCGAGCTGGCCCACGCCGTGGTGGACGCCGGCGCCATCCCACACCTGGCACAACTGATCCTCAGTCGAGACACCAaacttaag AGGCAGGTGTTCTCCGCTCTCAGCCAGATTGCGAAGCACTCAGCCAGCCTGTCGGAGATGGTGGCTGAGGTCGGCGTGTTCCCCGCGGCCATGACCTGCCTCAAAGATCCGGATGAGTACGTGCGGAAGAACGTGACCACTCTGATGAGAGAGATGGTGAAGCAGACAGCAGAG CTGTCTCAGCTGGTGGTAAACTGTGGTGGCTTGGGGGCGGTGATCGACTACCTGGGCGACTGCAGTGGAAGCCTGCGGCTGCCGGGGATCATGATGCTGGGATATGTGGCGAGTCACAGTGAAAGCCTCGCCATGGCGGTTATTCTCTCCAaa GGCGTGTCCCAGTTGGCTGTGTGTCTCTCTGAGGAGCCAGAGGATCACATTAAGGCCGCCACCGTCTGGTCTATTGGTCAGATTGGACAGCACACCCCTGATCACGCCAAGGCGGTGGCCATGGCCAACCTGCTGCCTAAACTTCTCAAGCTCTACATGGATGCCAGCAGCTCCGAGGACCTGCAGGCTAAG AGCAAGAAAGCTCTGAAGAGCATTTTGCAGAAGTGCACCCACCTGCCGGCTCTAGAACCGCTCCTCTACGACGCTCCCAGCAAAATCCTCAAACACGTCATGTGCCAGTTCAGCAAG GTGCTGCCTCACGACAGTAAGGCCCGGCGCCTGTTCGTCACCAGCGGGGGGCTGAAGAAAGTGCAGGAGATCCAGGCTGAGCCCGGTTCTGTTCTGCAGGAGCACATCAACGCCATCAACAGCTGCTTCCCTGAGGAGATAGTGAG gTACTACTCCCCCGGTTACTCAGAGGTCCTGTTGGAGCGTTTAGAGAACTACCAACCAGCCTGA
- the LOC112151418 gene encoding uncharacterized protein LOC112151418 (The sequence of the model RefSeq protein was modified relative to this genomic sequence to represent the inferred CDS: added 65 bases not found in genome assembly) yields the protein MSCFGTTASCKNFFSAIFKKVKAPFLNLRRRFRKNNEGPSTESSMATTDSSESQDEILSDYSSGVYKNETWGQVEISTSTVCKFSNCFENCWLNSTFQAALNINIIRHKIFQMSRKAKVSSSEIPLSTEMFLTALKKPGMRFNSSDMLPVLEELSKFKPELRLMSPNDPADFAEPFLEWLNACGIKTKLQIKCKTTCVTCKVRERTVFNQDNLFFIAQPSARKVSLTSLFIEAVKSVCGNKKCSTCSANVNRQISFGNVDLITLYLPRYADADKERRYVTPPAVIEIPVYNGKYKYRLATVICHKRQVDQSAHYLTYISNGEVFIKANDEKISIARNEYFNNIKKDGTIFFYEKCT from the coding sequence atGTCTTGCTTTGGAACAACAGCTTCTTGCAAGAACTTTTTCTCTGCAATCTTCAAAAAAGTGAAAGCACCTTTTCTAAATTTAAGGAGaaggtttagaaaaaataatgaaggaCCATCTACTGAATCTTCTATGGCAACGACAGATTCAAGTGAAAGTCAAGATGAGATCCTTTCAGATTACTCATCAGGGGTCTACAAAAATGAAACTTGGGGACAAGTTGAGATTTCAACTTCTACAGTTTGTAAATTCAGCAACTGTTTTGAGAACTGTTGGCTGAATTCCACATTTCAAGCTGCATTAAATATTAACATAATTAGACATAAAATTTTCCAAATGTCAAGAAAAGCCAAGGTGAGTTCCTCTGAAATACCTTTAAGCACCGAAATGTTCCTGACAGCGCTTAAAAAGCCAGGCATGAGGTTTAATAGCTCGGATATGCTGCCAGTTTTAGAAGAGTTAAGTAAATTCAAGCCAGAACTAAGACTAATGAGTCCAAACGATCCAGCTGACTTTGCGGAACCATTTCTGGAATGGCTCAATGCTTGtgggattaaaacaaaactacagataAAGTGCAAAACCACATGCGTCACATGCAAGGTGAGAGAAAGAACGGTTTTCAACCAAGACAATTTGTTCTTCATAGCACAACCTTCAGCTCGAAAAGTCAGCCtcacttcactttttattgaagCAGTCAAAAGTGtctgtggaaataaaaaatgcagtacATGCTCAGCAAATGTAAATAGACAAATATCGTTTGGAAACGTTGATTTGATAACTCTCTATCTGCCCAGATATGCTGATGCGGATAAAGAAAGAAGATATGTGACACCACCTGCTGTCATTGAAATTCCTGTCTATAATGGGAAATATAAATACCGCTTGGCCACGGTGATTTGTCACAAAAGACAGGTGGATCAGAGTGCTCATTACTTGACATATATTAGCAATGGGGAAGTATTTATCAAAGCcaatgatgaaaaaatatccattgcaa